One Gelria sp. Kuro-4 DNA segment encodes these proteins:
- a CDS encoding carbon starvation protein A has translation MVNTTLMVVVGGIILFIGYVFYGRYLAEKVLKLDPNEKTPAHTLYDNVDYVPTPAPILLGHHFSSIAGAGPITGPVAAAAFGWVPVFLWIVIGSVFFGGVHDLTSLVASVRHEGRSIGEIVRRHIGERGQFLFLCFSYLALVLVVAVFTILVVQTFVAVPAVATTSLLFMALAVAFGLAVYRAKVPLGTATILGVILLFACVFLGVRFPLTGSAPFWTYFCLVYIFLASTLPVWILLQPRDYLNSFLLYASLLGALVGLIIGNPSLKFPAFIAFKTSGGYLFPMLFVTVACGAISGFHSLVSSGTTAKQLANEKDARLIGYGAMLIEGLLALVALGTVVYLTKDGYAQTLKDMGGPTGLFAAGVGQFMNYFGVPVAFGTTFGALAVNAFCLTSLDTATRLARYAWEEFFSTRVPALANKYLGTLATVILAGALALSGKWSEIWPIFGASNQLLAGLALLSVSVWLAGLGRDNRATLYPMGFMLVVTLTALVFLIRDNLAKGNLVLGIPGILLVVLAIFLVVEAVNVLGKIKKTGPDISA, from the coding sequence ATGGTGAATACCACGCTGATGGTAGTGGTGGGGGGAATCATCCTCTTCATCGGCTACGTGTTTTACGGACGCTACCTGGCGGAAAAGGTGCTTAAACTCGACCCGAATGAAAAAACCCCGGCTCATACCCTGTACGACAACGTGGACTACGTGCCGACGCCGGCTCCTATCCTCCTGGGGCACCACTTCTCCAGCATCGCCGGTGCGGGCCCCATCACCGGTCCCGTGGCGGCGGCGGCGTTCGGCTGGGTGCCGGTGTTCCTCTGGATCGTCATCGGCAGCGTTTTCTTCGGCGGCGTGCACGACCTCACCTCCCTGGTGGCCTCGGTGCGTCACGAAGGTAGGTCCATCGGCGAGATCGTCCGGCGCCACATCGGCGAGCGCGGCCAGTTCCTTTTCCTCTGCTTCTCTTACCTGGCCTTGGTGCTGGTGGTGGCCGTATTCACCATCCTAGTGGTACAGACCTTCGTTGCCGTACCGGCGGTGGCCACTACCTCGCTCCTCTTCATGGCCCTGGCGGTGGCCTTCGGGCTGGCCGTCTACCGGGCGAAGGTTCCCCTCGGGACCGCCACCATCTTAGGTGTAATCCTCCTTTTCGCCTGCGTCTTCCTGGGGGTTCGCTTCCCCCTTACGGGTTCAGCTCCCTTCTGGACTTACTTCTGCTTAGTCTACATCTTCCTCGCCTCCACTTTGCCGGTGTGGATTCTGCTGCAGCCGCGTGACTACTTGAACTCCTTCCTCCTTTACGCCAGCCTCTTGGGTGCCCTGGTGGGGCTTATCATCGGCAATCCGTCGCTGAAGTTCCCGGCTTTTATCGCCTTTAAGACCTCGGGCGGCTACCTCTTCCCCATGCTGTTTGTCACCGTGGCCTGCGGCGCCATCTCCGGCTTCCACTCCCTGGTCTCTTCCGGTACCACGGCCAAGCAGCTGGCGAATGAAAAGGACGCCCGCCTCATCGGCTACGGCGCCATGCTGATCGAGGGCCTGCTGGCTCTGGTGGCCCTGGGCACAGTGGTCTACCTCACCAAGGACGGCTACGCCCAGACGCTGAAGGACATGGGCGGCCCTACCGGTCTCTTTGCCGCCGGCGTCGGCCAGTTCATGAACTACTTCGGCGTGCCGGTGGCCTTCGGCACCACCTTCGGTGCCCTCGCCGTGAACGCCTTTTGCCTCACCTCGCTGGACACCGCCACCCGCCTGGCCCGCTACGCCTGGGAGGAGTTCTTCTCCACCCGCGTCCCGGCCCTGGCCAACAAGTATCTTGGGACGCTGGCGACGGTCATACTGGCCGGTGCCCTGGCGCTCTCGGGCAAGTGGAGTGAGATCTGGCCGATTTTCGGTGCTTCCAACCAACTCTTGGCCGGCCTGGCGCTGCTTTCGGTCTCGGTCTGGTTGGCGGGCCTGGGGCGCGACAACCGCGCTACGCTCTATCCCATGGGCTTTATGCTGGTGGTTACTCTGACGGCCCTGGTTTTCCTCATCAGGGACAACCTGGCCAAGGGTAACCTGGTGCTCGGCATTCCCGGCATCCTGCTCGTTGTCCTGGCCATCTTCTTGGTGGTTGAGGCGGTGAACGTGCTGGGCAAGATCAAAAAGACCGGCCCCGACATCAGCGCCTGA